A genomic segment from Glycine soja cultivar W05 chromosome 20, ASM419377v2, whole genome shotgun sequence encodes:
- the LOC114403592 gene encoding ethylene-responsive transcription factor ERN2-like — translation MANKRKRWEGQGDQGNSEEGNIELEQLREEAASMAADILVARRAKKRYIGVRQRPSGRWVSEIKDTIQNIRLWLGTYDTAEDAARAYDEAARLLRGANTRTNFFSSQSSPNSVPALPLKIAKLLLLRLKARNMASSCVVTPFPSNHYEPEPESHFYHQIEESYYGNSLDMVGNGIVEQNYYCASYSSSAIITTCDFSCGTNEENSNLEGSSREDSRLGYHCDDNVYDQNNQIVSGKEFEDCDAGIRDLQFLDTAGSLSCFFSPFEIAEEMVGSIEEEEKYRVDDSPLGRESFRMKYERKFSACLYTLIGVSECLSLQVGPGNGKELEKKIEDGK, via the coding sequence ATGGcaaacaagagaaaaagatgGGAAGGTCAAGGAGATCAAGGAAACAGTGAAGAAGGGAACATTGAATTGGAGCAACTAAGGGAAGAAGCAGCATCAATGGCTGCTGATATACTCGTTGCTAGAAGAGCTAAGAAACGTTACATTGGTGTACGCCAAAGACCCTCAGGGAGATGGGTGTCTGAAATCAAAGACACCATACAGAACATTAGGTTATGGTTAGGCACTTATGACACTGCTGAAGATGCTGCTAGGGCTTATGATGAGGCCGCGCGCTTGCTTCGTGGCGCCAACACTCGCACGAACTTCTTTTCTTCACAATCTTCTCCTAATTCTGTTCCTGCTCTTCCTCTAAAGATTGCCAAACTTCTCCTTCTTAGGCTCAAAGCTAGAAACATGGCCTCTTCATGTGTGGTTACCCCTTTTCCTAGTAACCACTATGAACCCGAACCCGAGTCacatttttatcatcaaatagAAGAATCCTATTATGGGAATTCTTTAGATATGGTAGGAAATGGGATTGttgaacaaaattattattgtgcTAGTTATAGTTCTTCTGCCATAATAACTACTTGTGACTTTAGTTGTGGTACTAATGAAGAAAATTCTAACCTAGAGGGTAGTAGTAGGGAGGATTCAAGATTAGGGTATCATTGTGATGACAATGTTTATGATCAAAACAACCAGATTGTGAGTGGTAAAGAGTTTGAAGACTGTGATGCTGGGATTAGAGATCTTCAGTTTTTGGACACTGCTGGATCATTGAGTtgctttttttctccttttgagATAGCAGAAGAGATGGTGGGATcaatagaggaagaagagaaataTCGTGTTGATGATTCACCATTAGGTAGAGAATCTTTCAGGATGAAGTATGAACGTAAATTCTCAGCTTGTCTTTACACCCTAATTGGGGTGTCTGAGTGTTTGAGCCTACAAGTTGGACCAGGAAATGGAAaggaattggaaaaaaaaattgaggatggAAAATAG